The Priestia koreensis genomic interval TATTATATACTGATAAGATAAAGGAGGAGATAGTACAATATGAACAAGAATAGATTAGATTTAATATCACAGTATAAAAATGACTCCTTACTTTTTAATTTTTACACAGAATATGTATATAAATCATTGGCTTCTTTAAATAAAGATTACAAGTCGTTTGATAAATGGTACTTTGAAAAAGTTGTTCCTGGTATTAAATTAGGGAATAGAGAAATTATCGTTGCCACAAATGATCAATTTTTGACGGGTGTTTCCATTTTGAAGAATAGTATTTATGAGAAGAAGATTTGCACCTTGTATGTAAATCCGAAGTTCAGAAAAATAGGAGTTGGAAAAGAGCTTTTTGAAAGTAGCTTAGAAATTTTAAACTCTGACTTTCCAGTGATTACTGTTAATGAGGAAAGAGTACCAGAGTTTTCATCTTTATTAAATTATTACGGGTTTGAACTTTCTCAAGTTGCAAGCAATTACTACAAAAATCTTTCTAATGAATATGTATATAATGGAGTACTAGATAAGCCCACCTCACAAAAGTCGTTTCCAAAAGAATATTCTTTGGTATCTTCGTGAAGGTTAGGGATGATGTGACAAGCTGATGAACTCAAAATAGTTAGGTTTTCTAATATAAAATAGATAACTAGATTATAAATAGCACTTCTTTAAAATTCAATTAGTAAATGAAATTTAAACTAACCTTTCATTATGATAACTTTTTTGGATCATCAAACCATTTATATCGAATGCAAAATTACCACACGTTCGGTTCTGCACTCTCAAAATTCAAAGAAATAAGTAGAAAACACCAAAGACTACTCCATTATTAGGGTAGTCTTTTTTTATGCGAGAAAAAGGAATTTTTTCCTAGGTGTTGAATGTATTAAGATGATGCTTTGCTTTATACATATTTAATCACCAGGGAGGAATGAGCTTGACAACGGTAATGAAACTACAAGAAAACTTTGAAAAAGTTGTAGAAAACATCGAAAAAGTGATTATTGGAAAGAGAGAGGTTGCAACGCTTAGTTTAGTTGCGCTTTTAGCCGAAGGGCATATATTGCTTGAGGATGTACCAGGTGTAGGGAAGACGATGATGGTTCGTGCGTTATCGAAGTCGATTAGCGCTGATTTTAAACGAATTCAGTTTACACCCGATTTGCTACCTTCTGATGTTACCGGCGTATCCATATACAACCCAAAAGAAATGGATTTTATTTATCGTCCAGGCCCCGTTATGAGTCATATCGTATTAGCGGATGAAATCAACCGCACATCACCTAAAACACAATCTGCCCTACTTGAAGCAATGGAAGAAGGAAATGTCACAACCGATGGGGTTACTCGTCCACTTCCACGTCCTTTCTTCGTGATGGCAACACAAAACCCAATCGAATTTGACGGAACGTATCAGCTGCCAGAAGCTCAGCTTGATCGCTTCCTTTTTAAGCTCAAAATGGGCTACCCAAGTATGCGTGAAGAAATAGAAATGTTATCGAGACAAGCAAACCAATCACCAATTGCGAATCTGGAACCCGTTATGGATGTGTCCACGCTAATTGAGCTTCAGGATCGCGTAAAAGAAGTATACGTAGACGATACGATTAAGCAGTATATCGTGGAGATCGTAAACCGAACAAGAAAGCATGACTTAATCTACTTAGGTTCTAGTCCTCGTGGTTCCGTAGCGCTTATGCGGGCTTCTCAAGCACTTGCGCTCATCCAAGGTCGTGATTTTTGTGTCCCTGATGACGTGCAGTATTTGGCTCTATACGTCCTGTCGCATCGTATTATGCTGAAGCCAGAAGCGCGCTATGAAGGAAAAGTAGCTGAGGATGTCATCCGAGAGATTATTGAGAAAGTGTACGTTCCGATTAAAAGGTAATGATAGCATGAAGAAAATCTTTCAATCTTTTAAAGTAGTGTTTGTGGCTTTCTTGGTTGGCGTGGCGTTCGTTGCCACCTTTTCTTATGCGATGTTTCAAGGGGGCTTTGTGAGCTGGTTTTTGTTTTATAGTTTTTTGCCCTTTTTACTGTATGTTCTCGGATTATTCATTTATCCGCTGGCTGGATTTGAAGTGACGAGGCACATGAATCAAACGAGTTATCAAGCAGGGGATTCGCTTCATTGCACAATCACACTGCGCAGAAGAACGAGGTTTCCGCTCTTCTTTCTCATCGTAGAGGATATCCTGCCTGCACATTTGTCTAATCGATATGAACAGCATATTTCCAAACGAATGGTGTATCCGTTTTTTAAACATGAGATCTCCATTGAATATACGCTCGAGCATCTCCCTAGAGGAGAGCACAGTTTTTCAGAGGTACGTATCTATACGAGCGATTTATTAGGTTTATTGAATAAAGAAGCCTATTTTTCAGGGCATACGCAGTTCCTCGTGTATCCTCACATGGTTAAAGTGCGTAATCACTCGCTGATGATGGACTTTGAAACAGGTGGACTTTCTACTCCTTTTCGCGTTCATAGGGAAAATGCGTTGGTGTCTGGAACGAGAGAGTACGAACCAGGGGACCGCGTTTCGTGGATTGATTGGAAATCGTCAGCGAAGAAGAATACGCTCATTTCAAAGGAATA includes:
- a CDS encoding GNAT family N-acetyltransferase, giving the protein MNKNRLDLISQYKNDSLLFNFYTEYVYKSLASLNKDYKSFDKWYFEKVVPGIKLGNREIIVATNDQFLTGVSILKNSIYEKKICTLYVNPKFRKIGVGKELFESSLEILNSDFPVITVNEERVPEFSSLLNYYGFELSQVASNYYKNLSNEYVYNGVLDKPTSQKSFPKEYSLVSS
- a CDS encoding AAA family ATPase; the protein is MKLQENFEKVVENIEKVIIGKREVATLSLVALLAEGHILLEDVPGVGKTMMVRALSKSISADFKRIQFTPDLLPSDVTGVSIYNPKEMDFIYRPGPVMSHIVLADEINRTSPKTQSALLEAMEEGNVTTDGVTRPLPRPFFVMATQNPIEFDGTYQLPEAQLDRFLFKLKMGYPSMREEIEMLSRQANQSPIANLEPVMDVSTLIELQDRVKEVYVDDTIKQYIVEIVNRTRKHDLIYLGSSPRGSVALMRASQALALIQGRDFCVPDDVQYLALYVLSHRIMLKPEARYEGKVAEDVIREIIEKVYVPIKR
- a CDS encoding DUF58 domain-containing protein codes for the protein MKKIFQSFKVVFVAFLVGVAFVATFSYAMFQGGFVSWFLFYSFLPFLLYVLGLFIYPLAGFEVTRHMNQTSYQAGDSLHCTITLRRRTRFPLFFLIVEDILPAHLSNRYEQHISKRMVYPFFKHEISIEYTLEHLPRGEHSFSEVRIYTSDLLGLLNKEAYFSGHTQFLVYPHMVKVRNHSLMMDFETGGLSTPFRVHRENALVSGTREYEPGDRVSWIDWKSSAKKNTLISKEYDSQQSNQMVVVFDGIREGGFENRVITAASLMNAYRKENSQIGFVSIGYQDESVRSIQSDHDLYNVLYHLAKVQPDSTKTFVNELSAAFLRYRDVPIFMVVTYSVDQTLSRLIQTMLRPSMHVWVLVVKEGSERLEAEEVSAIYSLEKRNCVVKVIYPEELSKGFLEVGK